One part of the Vicia villosa cultivar HV-30 ecotype Madison, WI linkage group LG6, Vvil1.0, whole genome shotgun sequence genome encodes these proteins:
- the LOC131612973 gene encoding probable pectinesterase/pectinesterase inhibitor 41 codes for MAFKNFSILTLSIFLSFSILASFPLSSIADKPNIPPQKICESTVDPPFCKTLLAKQNGTVIDYGRFSVRKSLSQSRKFLNSVLSHLKKKSSLSQSTISALTDCKFLAQQNFEFLSNTHQTANKTSDVLPVSQGEEFQTLLSAVLTNTQTCLEGLNTTSDQAVVNDLSSTISNDAKIHSVSLALFLKGWVGDNKKQTSFSHNGRNLGFRNGRLPLNMSDKTRARYDSAKRHGRKLLQTIDESVVVSDIVIVNQDGSGNFTTINDAINIAPNNSVAGNGYFLIFVAEGVYQEYVSITSKKKYLMMVGEGINRTIITGDHNVVDNFTTFNSATFAVVAQGFLAVNMTFRNTAGPSKHQAVAVRNGADLSTFYSCSFEGYQDTLYTHSMRQFYRECDIYGTVDFIFGNAAVVFQNCNLYPRLPNPGQFNAITAQGRTDPNQNTGTSIHNSTIKAADDLANITTVKTYLGRPWKQYSRTVYLQCFMDSLIDPSGWHDWSGDFALSTLFYAEFNNTGDGSDTTMRVNWVGYHVIDDTDAANFTVFNFLGGDNWLPQTGVPYSSGLI; via the exons atggCCTTCAAGAACTTTTCCATTCTCACACTctccatttttctttcattttccatTTTAGCATCATTTCCATTATCTTCCATAGCTGATAAACCTAACATCCCACCACAAAAAATATGCGAGTCCACCGTAGACCCTCCCTTTTGCAAAACCCTACTTGCTAAACAAAACGGCACCGTAATTGACTACGGTCGTTTCTCTGTCcgaaaatccttatctcaatcaAGAAAATTCTTAAACTCAGTTCTTTCACATCTTAAAAAGAAATCATCACTATCACAATCCACAATTTCAGCTCTTACAGATTGCAAATTCCTCGCTCAACAAAACTTCGAATTCTTATCAAACACGCACCAAACCGCTAACAAAACTAGCGATGTTCTTCCCGTTTCACAAGGTGAAGAATTTCAAACCTTGCTTAGTGCTGTTTTaacaaacacacaaacatgttTAGAAGGTTTGAATACAACTTCAGATCAAGCAGTTGTTAACGATTTATCATCAACAATCTCCAACGATGCAAAGATTCATAGTGTGTCACTTGCACTTTTCTTAAAGGGTTGGGTTGGTGATAACAAAAAACAAACATCATTCTCACACAACGGAAGAAATCTAGGGTTTCGTAACGGTCGTTTACCGTTGAACATGTCGGATAAAACACGTGCCCGTTATGATTCGGCTAAAAGACATGGGAGAAAACTACTTCAAACGATTGATGAAAGTGTAGTAGTGAGTGATATTGTGATTGTTAATCAAGATGGAAGTGGAAACTTTACAACTATTAATGATGCTATCAATATTGCACCAAATAACAGTGTTGCTGGTAATGGTTACTTTTTGATTTTTGTTGCTGAGGGTGTTTATCAAGAATATGTTTCTATAACTAGCAAAAAGAAGTACTTGATGATGGTTGGAGAAGGGATTAATCGAACGATTATCACCGGTGATCACAATGTTGTTGATAATTTTACTACGTTCAACTCAGCTACATTCG CTGTGGTGGCACAAGGTTTCTTAGCAGTGAACATGACATTCCGCAACACTGCCGGACCAAGCAAACACCAAGCAGTAGCAGTTCGCAACGGAGCAGATTTATCGACCTTCTACAGCTGCAGCTTCGAAGGTTACCAAGACACATTATACACACATTCCATGCGACAATTCTATCGCGAATGTGACATCTATGGAACCGTCGATTTCATATTCGGAAACGCAGCGGTTGTTTTCCAGAACTGCAATCTCTATCCTCGCCTTCCCAACCCGGGACAGTTCAACGCTATAACGGCTCAAGGCCGAACCGATCCAAATCAAAACACAGGAACTTCTATACATAACTCAACTATAAAAGCTGCCGATGATTTAGCGAATATTACTACGGTGAAAACATATCTTGGAAGGCCATGGAAACAGTATTCAAGGACCGTTTACCTGCAATGTTTTATGGACAGTTTGATAGATCCTTCAGGATGGCATGATTGGAGTGGagattttgcattgagtacattgTTTTATGCAGAGTTTAATAATACAGGAGATGGTTCAGATACTACAATGCGAGTGAATTGGGTTGGATATCATGTTATTGATGACACTGATGCTGCTAATTTTACAGTGTTTAATTTTTTGGGTGGAGATAATTGGTTGCCTCAAACTGGTGTTCCATACTCAAGTGGATTGATATAA